AGTGAGCAATTAAAATATTACATCTCCGGAATAGTTTATGATCACAAGGGTATTGTCCTTAATTCAAATCACAAAAGGTATTCAGTTACTAGTAATTTCGATCTTAATATTTCTGAAAAGTTTCGTTTGGGTGCTAATTTCTTTCTTTCAAGAACTCAACACGACGGTATTAGAACCCAGGAAAATGGAGGTTCAACAGGTGTTGTAACTGCTGCTTTCCAGATGGAGCCAACCCTACCTGTTTATGATGACAATGGAGATTATACCATTTCGTTTTTAGGAGATCCAAATGATAATCCGGTAGCCTTGGCAGAAGAATTAAAATCGCAATATGTTAACGACATTATGCAAGCCAACTTTTTTGGGGAGTATGATTTGTTAAAAGATTTGAAACTAAAAGTCGTACTGGGCGCAACAACCGGAAATAATAGAAGTGGTGGTTATACTTCTACTTCACTAATATCAGGTAATGCTATTGGTGGAGCTGCTAATTTAGATGGATCGAAGTCAACAAACCTGATAAATGAAAATTATTTAACCTACACGAAGAGTTTTGGAGAACACGATATAACTGCAATGGGTGGTTATTCCTATCAGTCAGCCAGACGCGAATATTGGGGTGCTGCTTCAACAACCTTTTTATCAGATGCATTTTTATGGTGGGATTTGGATGGAGGCTCAGTTTACAAAGGTCCATATTCAGGAATAACAGAGTCTGAGCTTGCTTCTTATTACGGACGAATAAATTACAAACTAGCAGATAAATATTTGATTACCTTAAATGCGCGTTACGACGGATCTTCTCGTTTTGCTAAAAATAACAAATGGGCTTTTTTCCCTTCCGGTGCTATTGCATGGAACGTTGCTGAAGAATCATTTATGGATGATATTCCTGAAGTTAGCCAGTTAAAATTAAGAGCTAGTTATGGGGTAACCGGAAATCAGGCAATTGCAGAGTATCGCTCATTGGCACGTTTAAGTACAGTTCATTCGGTACAGGGTGGGCAAATTGTTAATGCGGTGAGGCCAAGTTCGGTTGCCAATAATAATCTAACCTGGGAAAGTACTGCACAAACCGATATTGGCTTCGATTTAGGTTTGTTTAATCAACGTGTTATGTTGGTGGCCGACTATTATTATAAAAAGACTACAGATTTATTATTTAATCTGCCGCTTCCTGAATACTCCGGTTATACAACCATGTTGAAGAATATTGGTAGTTTAGAAAATAAAGGTTTTGAATTTACATTATCGACTGTCAATTTTGACAATAAATTTAAGTGGACAAGTGACCTGAATTTTTCTATTAACAGAAACAAAGTTCTTGACCTTCCTGATGGAAATGATATATTTTACCGGGTTATGCCAGCACATATGGTTGGTATTACTAACACTAATGTTCTAAGAGAAGGAGAAGCTGTTGGTGTATTTTATGGATATATTTATGATGGTGTCTATCAGGAGAATGAAGATATATTGCCGGGAAATTTCGACCAATATGCTGGTGGCGAGAAATACAAAGATGTTGATGGAACACGTGATGAAGAAGGAAATCTTACCGGAGAACCTGATGGTGAAATCACTTCCGATGACAGAACAATTATGGGAGATCCTAACCCGGATTTTATATGGGGTCTTACCAATAATTTCGAATATAAGGGTTTCGACCTTAATATCTTCATCCAGGGTTCGCAAGGGAACGACATGTTTAGCTATACCCTTATGGAATTGGAAACACTTAGGGGATATAACAATTCTACAACAAGAGCTCTTAATAGGTGGACACCAACCAATACAGATACAGATGTGCCTGTTGCAAGTTCAGCCCGAGGCTATCATTCTTCATCCCGTTGGGTTTACGATGGAAGCTATGTGCGCTTAAAAAACATCGCGTTGGGTTACAGCTTACCAAAATCATGGATAACCCCTTTGGGCTTAAGTCATGTGAAACTATACGTAAGTGGGCAGAACTTATTAACCTTAACAAAATATCGTGGGTACGATCCTGAGGTAAATTACAACGGGTCTAACATTAGTGCCGGGTTCGATTATGGAAGTTATCCAAGTGCTAAATCATACACATTTGGGCTTAAAGTTATTTTCTAATCCATCATGAATAATCTTAAATTAACAAAAATGAAAAAGATTAATATATTATCATTAATACTTATACTATCCATAGTTTGGGGCTGTACCGATTTGGAGGAAAGTCCACGTGGTCTTTTAGCTCCCGAAGGCTTCTTTAATACCGAAAAGGATGTTGAGGCTGCAATCTTTGGAGCCTATGGACGTATGGCTTCGGATTATTATTGGGGAAGGAGATTGAGCTTCTGTTTGATGTATCGCAGCGACATGGTATCACCTGGTCATCCGGGAATTCCGTCACAAAGGATTCAAATGGATAATTTCACCAATGATGCCAATAACGGGATGGTAACACTATTCTGGCCACGTGCATACGACATTATCAGTGCTGCAAACACGGCTATTGAAGGTGCCAATATTATCGATATCGATGAAGAGAAACGTAATGCGCTTATTGCTGAGGCCCGGTTTGCACGTGCGTCTGTGTATTTTAACCTGGTTCGTCTCTTTGGTGACATTCCTTACATTGATGCGGCAGTAACGGATCCGGAAGCAATGACTGATATTTCAAAAACACCTGAAGCTAAAGTTTATCAGGGAATAATAGACGATTTGGAATTTGGGAAGCAACATTTGCCTGACTATGTTAAGTATAGGACTCGCCCATCTAAAGGTTCTGCAGCAACTATGTTAGCAGATGTTTACCTGACTTTGGAAAACTGGGATGAAGCGTACAGCAATGCGAAATGGGTAATTGATAATGCTGCGATGTTTGATTATGCCTTAGAAGCTGATTATCAGGACTTGTTTAATGCCACAAAACATGACGGAACGAAGGAACAGATCTTTGCTATTGATTTCCTAGGATTAAATAATGGAGGTTCAAATGAGGGCGATGACGTTTGGGCATCAATGACTGGCATTCGGGGGTCTGATGTGCAAGGCTGGGGAGCAGCTGTTCCTATCATGTCTATTTATGAAAGTTTCGATAAGGATGATTACCGTACATCTGTTTCCTGGGATACGGAAAAGTTAAT
This is a stretch of genomic DNA from uncultured Draconibacterium sp.. It encodes these proteins:
- a CDS encoding SusC/RagA family TonB-linked outer membrane protein yields the protein MEKNLTIHGLSPCVLKMLKVMKLTIFLLLTTFIGVFASESYSQTARLSLKADQISLENFLIKIEEQSEFRFFYTGEIDVERKVSGEFRNKRIMDVLDAISEEAGIRYEVMGRQIILSPEYSEMVIRSIQQQRQISGKVTDSGGNPLPGVTIIIKGTTNGTISNADGTFEIQNIPENATLTFSFVGMKTQEIQVSGQSEINVSLIEESIGIDEVVAIGYGSIKKSDLTGALSQVKSDEIAAYPSIDMVQALQGRTSGVQIQSNNGEPGSSYKVRIRGATSINSSSDPLYVVDGFPGGYAPPAEDIESIEILKDASATAIYGSRGANGVILITTKRGKTGKAIVELNSSYSFQTAINKLDLLNKDQFTDYITEISPTALDGQLIGPGTDWQDEIFRNGGVQNYQLSFKGGSEQLKYYISGIVYDHKGIVLNSNHKRYSVTSNFDLNISEKFRLGANFFLSRTQHDGIRTQENGGSTGVVTAAFQMEPTLPVYDDNGDYTISFLGDPNDNPVALAEELKSQYVNDIMQANFFGEYDLLKDLKLKVVLGATTGNNRSGGYTSTSLISGNAIGGAANLDGSKSTNLINENYLTYTKSFGEHDITAMGGYSYQSARREYWGAASTTFLSDAFLWWDLDGGSVYKGPYSGITESELASYYGRINYKLADKYLITLNARYDGSSRFAKNNKWAFFPSGAIAWNVAEESFMDDIPEVSQLKLRASYGVTGNQAIAEYRSLARLSTVHSVQGGQIVNAVRPSSVANNNLTWESTAQTDIGFDLGLFNQRVMLVADYYYKKTTDLLFNLPLPEYSGYTTMLKNIGSLENKGFEFTLSTVNFDNKFKWTSDLNFSINRNKVLDLPDGNDIFYRVMPAHMVGITNTNVLREGEAVGVFYGYIYDGVYQENEDILPGNFDQYAGGEKYKDVDGTRDEEGNLTGEPDGEITSDDRTIMGDPNPDFIWGLTNNFEYKGFDLNIFIQGSQGNDMFSYTLMELETLRGYNNSTTRALNRWTPTNTDTDVPVASSARGYHSSSRWVYDGSYVRLKNIALGYSLPKSWITPLGLSHVKLYVSGQNLLTLTKYRGYDPEVNYNGSNISAGFDYGSYPSAKSYTFGLKVIF
- a CDS encoding RagB/SusD family nutrient uptake outer membrane protein — encoded protein: MKKINILSLILILSIVWGCTDLEESPRGLLAPEGFFNTEKDVEAAIFGAYGRMASDYYWGRRLSFCLMYRSDMVSPGHPGIPSQRIQMDNFTNDANNGMVTLFWPRAYDIISAANTAIEGANIIDIDEEKRNALIAEARFARASVYFNLVRLFGDIPYIDAAVTDPEAMTDISKTPEAKVYQGIIDDLEFGKQHLPDYVKYRTRPSKGSAATMLADVYLTLENWDEAYSNAKWVIDNAAMFDYALEADYQDLFNATKHDGTKEQIFAIDFLGLNNGGSNEGDDVWASMTGIRGSDVQGWGAAVPIMSIYESFDKDDYRTSVSWDTEKLIGGVMTPYTDFPNEKRPHIAKYSRFMGTSTSGLRYTDFNYWYYRYADVLLMAAEAGCEVNSGPNAELVGYVNQIRARARNAGGVMNTVPEDVSSGLSKEDFIDLVIEERRIELCFEAKRWWDIKRRKLGQEVFKGPNSIEPQPNFQDFHYLLPLPQDELDRNPNLLPQNQGYN